One Gloeothece verrucosa PCC 7822 DNA window includes the following coding sequences:
- a CDS encoding protein adenylyltransferase SelO, whose product MSQPTPNPLLNLDYETAIEDLGNDYYDEVAAAEFPKHILRFRNDSLLPLLGLNPNSVSDDHFREAFGKFQGIRPFLALRYHGYQFGEYNPYLGDGRGFLYGQVRGIDGKLYDFGTKGSGRTPYSRNADGRLTLKGGIREVLAAEALHYLGVKTSRCLSLIETGESLWRNDEPSPTRSSVMIRLSSSHIRFGTLERLHYIKRTDLLKKLLDHVINCYYPEIKLGEDAYFQFYAQLVKRVASLVAQWMAAGFCHGVLNTDNMSITGESFDYGPYAFITNYNPNFISAYFDYGGRYSYGNQPFICRLNLEMLHLPLSLLISVFDLETALSQFDDCYYSNYYRLMLKKLGFEVEKLSSTQGIDLVDKTLQLFQETGIGYHQFFADLAAEFNWGWREEPSTILENSELPKGDWETFRQLYHKLLNQLPLEEMEKVPLRLEFYNPKTALLRPLIESVWEPIAYDDNWQPFQELIQKIQTKQ is encoded by the coding sequence ATGAGCCAACCCACTCCCAACCCTTTACTTAATCTTGACTACGAAACAGCTATAGAAGACTTAGGAAACGACTATTATGATGAAGTCGCCGCAGCCGAGTTTCCTAAGCATATTTTACGGTTTCGTAATGATTCATTGCTCCCGTTATTAGGGTTGAATCCCAACTCGGTCAGCGATGACCATTTTCGCGAAGCCTTTGGTAAATTTCAGGGAATTCGTCCCTTTTTAGCACTACGCTATCATGGTTATCAGTTTGGAGAATACAACCCTTATCTAGGAGATGGCCGTGGGTTTCTTTATGGGCAAGTACGGGGAATTGATGGAAAATTGTATGATTTTGGCACAAAAGGGTCGGGAAGAACCCCTTATTCTCGCAATGCTGACGGAAGATTAACCCTCAAAGGCGGCATCAGAGAAGTTTTAGCCGCAGAAGCTTTACATTATCTCGGGGTTAAAACCTCTCGCTGTTTGAGTTTAATTGAAACCGGAGAGTCTCTGTGGCGCAATGATGAACCCTCACCTACCCGTTCATCGGTGATGATACGTTTAAGTTCCTCTCATATTCGCTTTGGGACTTTGGAAAGACTACATTATATTAAGCGCACAGATTTACTAAAAAAATTGCTAGACCACGTTATTAATTGTTATTATCCTGAAATCAAACTGGGTGAAGACGCTTATTTTCAATTTTATGCCCAATTGGTCAAGCGGGTTGCAAGCTTAGTGGCCCAGTGGATGGCAGCCGGTTTTTGTCATGGCGTTCTCAATACCGATAATATGTCCATCACTGGGGAAAGTTTTGATTATGGTCCTTATGCTTTCATAACCAATTATAATCCTAATTTTATCTCGGCTTATTTTGATTATGGGGGACGCTATAGTTATGGAAATCAACCCTTTATCTGTCGGTTGAATTTAGAGATGTTACACTTACCTCTGAGTTTGCTGATTTCGGTTTTTGATTTAGAAACAGCACTCTCTCAGTTTGATGATTGTTATTATTCAAACTATTATCGCTTAATGCTGAAAAAGCTGGGCTTTGAAGTTGAAAAATTATCCTCGACTCAAGGGATAGATTTAGTCGATAAAACCCTTCAACTATTCCAAGAAACTGGCATCGGTTATCATCAATTTTTTGCGGATTTAGCCGCCGAGTTTAATTGGGGATGGCGAGAAGAACCATCAACCATTTTAGAAAATAGTGAGCTACCTAAAGGAGATTGGGAAACTTTTAGACAACTTTATCATAAACTTTTAAATCAGTTGCCGCTTGAAGAGATGGAAAAAGTGCCTCTCCGTTTAGAATTTTATAATCCTAAAACCGCATTACTCAGACCCTTGATTGAGTCGGTTTGGGAACCGATTGCTTATGATGATAACTGGCAGCCTTTCCAGGAATTAATTCAAAAAATTCAAACTAAACAGTAA
- a CDS encoding sensor domain-containing diguanylate cyclase — protein MVKLSLKKILAKPDLLLMLENWINGLHISINILDKEEKIIMGDGGFLSSKRHPIQAGLEVIGWVEGDEKAAIIAESLSYIAYQELEKKLLAIETLDKYEEINFLYDLSAKISTCLSIEELGSLVINEVKNLVEAEQIWLMLINHKNGRLKIVADSHYPSNQKLSNSLIISHVLKTGKAEILNDVWENIADGEGNQRICSLICLPLTIQNKTIGVVNITHSKPINYSAEDLKLLTALTAQTAAAIQVAQYYDKLKEYSYTLEQKVAERTRDLEKAKQKLEKLATTDQLTQLANRRKFDQYLQYEWRRSIREKIPISLILCDVDHFKLYNDCYGHLAGDKCLKRVAKVMETIVKRSADLVARYGGEEFAIVLSNTNLEGAQKVAEDIRLAVAKRKIPHGVSGANPYVTVSLGISTTIPSLESSSKTLINTADKALYQAKERGRNCCCVL, from the coding sequence ATGGTGAAATTAAGCCTAAAAAAAATATTAGCAAAGCCAGACTTATTATTGATGTTAGAAAACTGGATAAATGGCTTGCATATTTCTATTAATATTCTAGATAAAGAAGAAAAAATAATCATGGGAGATGGTGGCTTTCTCTCCTCAAAAAGACATCCGATTCAAGCTGGACTCGAGGTTATTGGTTGGGTAGAAGGAGATGAAAAAGCCGCTATTATTGCAGAAAGTTTAAGTTATATAGCTTATCAAGAGTTAGAAAAAAAATTACTAGCCATTGAAACCTTAGATAAATATGAAGAAATTAATTTTTTATATGATTTATCTGCTAAAATTTCTACCTGCTTATCCATTGAAGAACTGGGAAGTTTAGTAATCAATGAAGTAAAAAATTTAGTAGAAGCTGAGCAAATTTGGTTAATGTTAATCAATCACAAAAACGGTCGATTAAAAATCGTAGCCGATTCTCATTACCCCTCAAATCAAAAATTATCTAACTCCCTTATCATTAGTCATGTACTGAAGACAGGCAAAGCAGAAATTCTTAATGATGTTTGGGAAAATATTGCAGATGGAGAAGGAAATCAAAGGATTTGTTCTTTGATTTGTCTGCCTTTAACCATACAAAATAAAACCATTGGAGTGGTTAATATTACTCACTCAAAACCCATCAACTATAGCGCCGAAGATTTAAAACTTTTGACGGCTCTAACTGCTCAAACGGCGGCGGCTATTCAAGTAGCTCAATATTACGATAAACTTAAAGAATATTCTTATACCCTAGAACAAAAAGTAGCTGAAAGAACGCGAGACTTAGAAAAAGCTAAACAAAAATTAGAAAAACTCGCCACCACTGACCAACTAACTCAATTAGCAAACCGTCGCAAATTTGATCAATATTTACAATATGAATGGCGACGCTCCATTCGAGAAAAAATTCCTATATCATTAATATTATGTGATGTCGATCATTTTAAACTTTATAACGATTGCTATGGGCATTTAGCCGGAGATAAATGTTTAAAAAGAGTAGCAAAAGTTATGGAAACAATCGTCAAACGTTCAGCCGATTTAGTGGCACGTTATGGAGGCGAAGAATTTGCGATTGTACTATCTAATACTAATCTTGAAGGAGCGCAAAAAGTGGCTGAAGATATCCGTCTAGCGGTAGCCAAGCGAAAAATTCCTCATGGTGTATCGGGCGCTAATCCATATGTGACAGTCAGCTTAGGCATCTCTACCACGATCCCGAGTCTCGAGAGTTCTTCCAAAACTTTAATCAATACAGCCGATAAAGCTTTATATCAAGCTAAAGAGCGTGGCCGCAATTGTTGTTGTGTTCTTTGA
- a CDS encoding response regulator, whose amino-acid sequence MNKKILIVDDEPNILILMEQVLEKLEDDYQVELLTANDGKKALEIIQEEKPNLVFLDVMMPKMSGLEVCQFVKTNPEINNVYIIMLTAKGQEFEKKTGMAVGADLYMTKPFKPKEILIKAMEILEIEI is encoded by the coding sequence ATGAATAAAAAAATTTTAATCGTTGATGATGAGCCAAATATTTTAATTTTGATGGAGCAGGTTTTGGAAAAACTGGAGGATGATTATCAAGTAGAATTATTAACGGCAAATGACGGAAAAAAAGCTTTAGAAATTATCCAAGAGGAAAAACCCAATTTAGTTTTTTTAGATGTAATGATGCCTAAAATGAGTGGTTTAGAAGTGTGTCAATTTGTTAAAACTAATCCTGAAATTAACAATGTTTATATTATTATGCTAACAGCCAAAGGACAGGAATTTGAGAAAAAAACTGGCATGGCGGTGGGAGCAGACTTATATATGACAAAACCTTTTAAACCGAAAGAAATTCTGATAAAAGCAATGGAAATTCTTGAAATAGAAATATAG
- a CDS encoding GAF domain-containing protein, protein MPETQSSQGKKAPRPEKIQKDLLSKQVAQQKALLGVVTKIRESLDLDSIFNSTVTEVRQLLESDRVGIYRFESQSNGSEGKYVAESVLIPYQSMQEIKIDNKCFEHHCKVYSQQGKIWTVDDFDKTSNRECSDCILEALNIKASLAVPLHQGKELWGLLLIDQCSHPRRWSKQEIEFADQIAVHLSIAIQQAQLLVQQEQQTDILATTIEQIIKREQAVAAIIDKIRRSLDLNSIFKTSTAEVRQLLQADRVAIYRFNPDWSGQFIIESVTHPWNCLIEQQLSIPEIKQNISRCSVRELKNPQITDTYLEETEGKIFSKQNLYKVCDDIYEQKFSQCYINILEHYQVRAYIIVAIYEGEKLWGLLAAYQNSAPRQWSKNEINFLTQVGVHLGVALQQAELLAKTQQRQDELQTALTLELEKRAQEFTKEARRERSLSLVIDKIRRTLDINTIFQTAALEIQKLLAAEQVCIYKFGTEGAGHFICESNPLNFSSLLKYQWKDEELKAAFGANLEQFKPYILDKIIDPKKIEQPFLISLNNIGIKSAVFVPLVQRETLWGVLTVFQNSAYREWTADEINLLQKLATQLEVGLQQTDYLKQIQISVEQQANAVEQQKALSQVIDKIRRTLDLEIIFQTTVTEVRQLLKVDRVAVFQFEPDSNHTTGKFICEDVSSSFESVLSAKIKDSCFAENYARDYQQGKIGAVANIYEAGFSECHIALLARFQIKANLIAPLLKGDQLWGFLCIHQCVDFREWKESEIEFVSKIAANLGVAIQQTQLLVQAEKRSSELQQALAQVQFQKEQQATVAEQERALSQVIDKIRRTLDINTIFQTAAVEVRQLLQADRVAVFQFNRETEYIEGKFISEDVKSEFESALAVKISDHCFGEVYANQYQQGKILAIADIYQSQLQSCHLELLARFEIRANLIIPLLKGEQLWGLLCIHQCRGARQWQDAEIEFSRKIAIHLGVALQQAELLERANQRSEQLQVALAEVRAQKELQARIAEQEKALFQVIEKIRLTLDLKTIFQTTATEVRQLLQADRVAIFKFDIKSSYTQGTFVSEDVLPDFDSAMEAKVEDSCFGKQYATYYQQGRIFSLEDIDKAEILDCHRQILSRFQIKANLVAPLLKGQELWGLLCIHQCSVSRQWNDLDKQFVSKIAVNLGVALQQADLLAQSEKRSSELQIALAQVQAQKEHLAQVAAQEKALARVIERIRQTLDLETIFRTTTQEVREILKCDRVVVYRFYGDWSGEFMYESVAPGWKSLTWKKGVKTVWEDTFLQENKGGRYRYHEIFAIDDIHQAGLTDCHVEILEHFQVKAFVVVPVFVGEQLWGLLGAYQNSQARHWEQREINLLTQAGNQLGVGVYQAQLLEQTQQQSNILQTTLADLNAIVDNLADGLLVTDIHGFITRFNPALLSMFNLTDNLKGKHLSEVLSLDLANLVRKIGRQQKEIVTAEVELGSGRSGQALVSSIFQENFGDEEEPCLGSVILIRDVTSEREVDRMKTEFLATVSHELRTPLTSVLGFTSLIQEKLEEVIFPAISSDETRVKKARKKVGQNIKIIISEAERLTALINDVLDIAKMEAGRMEWNIKSTSVVEILETASAATYPLFDKKKIDLIKDFPLNLPNIWVDKNRMIQVVINLLSNAVKFTDEGSVTCCAKLEDDQLVISITDTGIGIAENEQSKIFERFQQGGNILTDKPTGTGLGLPICKQIVEYHGGKIWVISAPHQGSTFFFSLPLSGQEHEPLEKSNEG, encoded by the coding sequence ATGCCAGAAACTCAATCTAGCCAGGGAAAAAAAGCACCAAGACCAGAAAAAATTCAAAAAGATTTGTTGAGTAAACAGGTCGCTCAACAAAAAGCTTTATTAGGGGTTGTGACAAAAATTCGAGAATCTCTAGACCTAGACAGTATTTTTAACTCTACCGTGACAGAAGTTCGTCAACTTCTAGAGAGTGATAGAGTGGGAATTTATCGGTTTGAATCGCAATCCAATGGCAGCGAGGGAAAATATGTCGCCGAATCAGTGCTAATTCCCTATCAATCCATGCAGGAAATAAAGATCGATAATAAATGTTTTGAACACCACTGTAAGGTTTACTCTCAACAAGGGAAAATTTGGACGGTAGATGACTTTGACAAAACCTCGAACCGAGAATGTTCTGATTGCATCTTAGAAGCTCTAAACATTAAAGCCTCCTTAGCTGTTCCTTTGCACCAAGGAAAAGAATTATGGGGCTTATTACTGATTGATCAATGTAGTCATCCGCGTCGCTGGAGTAAACAAGAAATAGAATTTGCTGATCAGATCGCCGTTCATTTAAGCATCGCCATACAGCAAGCTCAACTATTAGTTCAACAAGAACAACAAACAGATATTCTAGCCACCACCATTGAACAAATAATCAAAAGGGAACAAGCGGTAGCGGCTATTATTGATAAAATTCGGCGTTCACTAGACCTCAATAGCATTTTCAAAACAAGTACAGCAGAAGTTCGCCAACTATTACAAGCTGATCGGGTAGCCATCTATCGTTTTAATCCTGATTGGAGTGGTCAGTTTATTATAGAATCAGTAACCCATCCCTGGAATTGTTTAATTGAACAACAACTATCAATCCCTGAAATTAAGCAAAACATCAGTCGATGTAGCGTCAGAGAATTAAAAAATCCTCAAATCACAGATACTTATCTAGAAGAGACTGAGGGAAAAATATTTAGTAAACAAAATCTCTATAAAGTTTGTGATGATATTTATGAACAGAAATTTTCTCAATGTTATATCAATATTCTAGAACACTATCAAGTTAGAGCCTACATCATTGTCGCTATTTATGAAGGAGAAAAACTCTGGGGATTATTAGCGGCTTACCAAAATTCAGCACCCCGCCAATGGTCAAAAAATGAAATTAATTTCTTAACTCAAGTGGGCGTTCATTTGGGAGTTGCACTGCAACAAGCAGAATTATTAGCCAAAACACAGCAACGTCAAGACGAACTGCAAACCGCATTAACCCTTGAACTGGAAAAAAGGGCGCAAGAGTTCACTAAAGAAGCCCGAAGAGAACGTTCTTTATCTCTAGTGATTGATAAAATTCGTCGCACCCTAGACATTAATACAATATTTCAAACAGCCGCCCTAGAAATTCAAAAACTCCTAGCAGCAGAACAGGTCTGTATTTATAAATTTGGAACTGAGGGAGCGGGTCATTTTATTTGTGAATCTAATCCCCTCAATTTTTCTTCTTTATTAAAATATCAATGGAAAGATGAAGAGTTGAAAGCGGCTTTTGGGGCAAATTTAGAGCAATTTAAGCCCTACATTTTGGATAAAATTATCGATCCAAAAAAAATTGAGCAACCTTTTCTGATTAGCTTAAATAACATAGGCATTAAATCAGCCGTGTTTGTTCCCCTTGTGCAACGAGAAACCCTTTGGGGAGTATTAACTGTTTTTCAAAACAGTGCTTACAGAGAGTGGACTGCCGATGAAATCAATTTACTGCAAAAATTAGCCACACAACTCGAAGTCGGGTTACAACAGACAGACTATTTAAAACAAATTCAAATATCTGTGGAACAACAAGCCAATGCTGTAGAACAACAGAAAGCCTTATCTCAAGTCATTGATAAAATTCGGCGTACCTTAGATTTAGAAATAATTTTTCAAACAACAGTCACAGAAGTGCGTCAACTGCTCAAAGTGGATCGGGTAGCCGTTTTTCAATTTGAACCAGACTCTAATCATACAACCGGAAAATTCATCTGCGAAGATGTTTCATCCTCGTTTGAATCAGTCTTATCAGCGAAAATTAAAGATAGTTGTTTTGCCGAAAATTATGCTAGGGACTATCAACAAGGAAAAATCGGAGCCGTAGCTAATATTTATGAGGCGGGATTTTCAGAATGTCATATTGCGCTGTTGGCCAGATTTCAGATCAAGGCTAATTTAATTGCTCCCCTATTAAAAGGCGATCAATTGTGGGGGTTTTTGTGTATTCATCAATGTGTTGATTTTCGGGAATGGAAAGAATCGGAGATCGAGTTTGTCAGCAAAATAGCCGCTAATTTAGGAGTAGCGATTCAACAGACTCAATTATTAGTTCAAGCTGAAAAACGTTCTAGTGAATTACAACAGGCATTAGCACAAGTTCAGTTTCAAAAAGAACAACAGGCAACGGTAGCCGAACAAGAAAGAGCTTTATCTCAAGTCATTGATAAAATACGTCGTACCTTAGATATTAATACAATTTTTCAAACGGCGGCTGTAGAAGTGCGGCAACTCTTACAAGCGGATCGGGTAGCCGTTTTTCAATTTAACCGAGAGACTGAATATATAGAGGGAAAATTTATCTCAGAAGATGTTAAAAGTGAATTTGAATCCGCATTAGCTGTTAAAATCTCTGATCACTGCTTTGGAGAAGTTTATGCCAACCAATATCAGCAGGGAAAAATTCTGGCTATTGCTGATATTTATCAAAGTCAATTACAATCTTGTCATCTAGAACTGTTGGCACGCTTTGAAATTCGAGCGAATTTAATTATTCCCTTGCTTAAAGGAGAACAACTCTGGGGGCTGTTGTGTATTCATCAATGTCGCGGCGCTCGTCAATGGCAAGATGCGGAGATAGAATTTTCTCGAAAAATTGCGATCCATTTAGGAGTAGCCCTACAACAGGCAGAATTGCTAGAGCGAGCCAACCAACGCTCAGAACAACTACAAGTCGCACTCGCCGAAGTTCGCGCTCAGAAAGAGTTACAAGCTCGCATTGCCGAACAAGAAAAAGCCCTATTTCAAGTGATTGAAAAAATTCGTCTTACCCTCGATTTAAAGACGATTTTTCAGACTACGGCTACCGAAGTTCGTCAACTGTTGCAAGCGGATCGAGTCGCTATTTTTAAGTTTGATATTAAAAGTAGTTATACCCAAGGGACATTCGTCTCAGAAGACGTTTTGCCCGATTTTGATTCCGCTATGGAGGCGAAAGTTGAAGATAGCTGTTTTGGCAAACAATATGCCACTTATTATCAACAGGGTCGAATATTTTCCCTTGAAGATATCGACAAAGCGGAAATATTAGATTGTCATCGCCAAATTTTAAGTCGCTTTCAGATTAAAGCTAATTTAGTGGCTCCTCTGCTCAAAGGACAAGAATTGTGGGGATTATTGTGTATTCATCAGTGTAGTGTTTCTCGTCAGTGGAATGATTTAGATAAACAATTTGTCAGCAAAATTGCTGTTAATTTAGGCGTGGCGTTGCAACAGGCAGACTTATTAGCCCAAAGTGAAAAACGTTCCAGCGAACTGCAAATTGCTTTAGCTCAAGTGCAGGCACAAAAAGAACATTTAGCTCAAGTGGCGGCTCAAGAAAAGGCTTTAGCACGAGTCATAGAACGAATTCGGCAAACCCTCGATCTCGAAACAATTTTTCGCACCACCACTCAAGAAGTCCGAGAAATTCTCAAATGTGATCGCGTCGTCGTCTATCGTTTTTATGGCGACTGGAGTGGTGAGTTTATGTATGAATCTGTAGCCCCCGGTTGGAAGTCTTTAACCTGGAAAAAAGGCGTAAAAACAGTTTGGGAAGATACCTTTTTACAAGAAAATAAAGGAGGACGCTATCGCTATCATGAAATTTTCGCCATTGATGATATCCACCAAGCCGGATTAACAGACTGCCATGTAGAAATTTTAGAACATTTTCAAGTCAAAGCTTTTGTCGTTGTTCCCGTTTTTGTTGGGGAGCAATTATGGGGATTGTTAGGCGCTTATCAAAATTCTCAAGCCCGTCATTGGGAACAGCGAGAAATTAACTTACTCACTCAAGCCGGTAATCAGTTAGGAGTAGGCGTTTATCAAGCTCAACTGCTCGAGCAAACTCAGCAACAATCGAATATTTTACAGACTACCTTAGCTGACTTGAACGCCATTGTGGACAATTTAGCGGATGGCTTATTAGTAACCGATATTCACGGTTTTATTACTCGTTTTAATCCCGCTTTGCTCTCTATGTTTAATTTAACAGACAATCTCAAAGGCAAGCATCTATCTGAAGTATTATCTCTAGACTTGGCCAACTTAGTTAGAAAAATAGGACGACAACAAAAAGAAATCGTAACTGCTGAGGTAGAATTAGGAAGTGGTCGCTCAGGACAAGCTTTAGTCAGCAGTATTTTTCAAGAAAATTTTGGGGATGAAGAAGAGCCATGTCTCGGTTCAGTAATTTTAATCCGAGATGTGACCAGTGAGCGAGAAGTTGATCGGATGAAAACGGAATTTTTGGCGACAGTTTCTCATGAACTGCGGACTCCCCTCACTTCAGTGTTAGGGTTTACTTCTTTAATTCAAGAAAAGTTAGAAGAAGTGATTTTTCCGGCCATTAGCAGCGATGAGACGAGAGTTAAAAAAGCGAGAAAAAAGGTTGGACAAAATATTAAGATTATTATCTCCGAAGCCGAACGACTTACGGCTTTGATTAATGATGTCTTAGATATTGCTAAAATGGAAGCAGGACGAATGGAATGGAATATTAAGTCTACTTCTGTTGTGGAGATTTTAGAAACAGCGAGCGCCGCAACCTATCCTCTCTTTGACAAGAAAAAAATCGACTTAATTAAAGACTTTCCCTTAAATTTACCCAATATTTGGGTTGATAAAAATCGGATGATCCAGGTAGTGATTAATCTTTTGTCCAATGCTGTGAAATTTACTGATGAAGGATCGGTTACCTGTTGCGCTAAATTAGAAGATGATCAATTAGTGATCAGCATTACTGACACAGGAATAGGAATCGCCGAAAATGAGCAGAGTAAAATTTTTGAACGCTTTCAACAAGGCGGAAATATTCTCACCGATAAACCCACAGGAACCGGCTTAGGTTTGCCGATTTGTAAACAAATAGTAGAGTATCATGGCGGAAAAATTTGGGTAATCAGCGCCCCTCATCAAGGGAGTACCTTCTTTTTTAGTCTACCCCTCTCTGGGCAGGAACATGAGCCGCTTGAAAAAAGTAACGAAGGTTAA
- a CDS encoding adenosine deaminase: MALYADLHRHLGGSVVPRILWRYFQRHDDHLAQRFPKYNEFEEFYTRERSSLDEYLELHTLVESVQTAKTLPYFIYRLIRGAYIFENLAYLELRYTPYYRTAEHLSEFERIEQMAEIVEIVGKASQVKEYPMITSQILCMHTRLPYQVNKAIVDLAASRPDYVCAIDVAGGDSHLAQRLDEFVSLYKYARSLGIKTTGHLFETTNGCYPELLPYLMRIGHGIQIPLKYPELLKEVAQLQQCLEICPTTYFKTGTLEEISQLKIVFDRCFEAGVDIAICTDNAGLHNVRLPFEYENLLTQDVIDFAQLESCQDAAFRHAFAWPYQQRPASLLTGLLKETYPDEQLVNSH, translated from the coding sequence GTGGCTTTATACGCAGATTTGCATCGTCATTTAGGAGGATCAGTTGTACCAAGAATTCTCTGGCGCTATTTCCAACGGCATGATGACCATTTGGCTCAACGGTTTCCAAAATATAATGAATTTGAGGAATTTTATACTCGGGAACGAAGTAGTTTAGATGAATATTTAGAATTACACACATTAGTAGAAAGTGTCCAAACAGCCAAGACACTACCCTATTTTATCTACCGTTTAATTCGCGGAGCTTATATTTTTGAAAATTTAGCCTATTTAGAACTACGGTACACACCTTATTATCGAACGGCTGAACATTTGAGTGAATTTGAACGCATTGAACAAATGGCGGAAATTGTAGAAATTGTGGGGAAAGCATCTCAAGTTAAAGAGTACCCCATGATTACCTCACAAATTCTCTGTATGCACACCCGTTTACCCTATCAAGTCAATAAAGCTATCGTAGACCTAGCGGCTAGTCGGCCGGATTATGTTTGTGCGATTGATGTCGCTGGGGGAGATTCTCATCTAGCGCAACGGTTAGATGAATTTGTGAGTTTGTATAAATATGCTCGTTCTCTAGGGATTAAAACCACCGGACATCTGTTTGAAACGACTAACGGTTGTTACCCAGAACTTTTGCCTTATTTGATGCGTATTGGACATGGGATTCAAATTCCGCTAAAATATCCCGAATTATTAAAAGAAGTCGCTCAACTTCAGCAATGTCTAGAAATTTGCCCGACGACTTATTTTAAAACGGGGACGTTAGAAGAGATCTCTCAACTGAAAATCGTCTTTGATCGTTGTTTTGAGGCGGGAGTAGATATCGCTATCTGTACTGATAACGCTGGACTCCATAATGTTCGTTTACCTTTTGAATATGAAAATTTATTGACTCAAGATGTGATTGATTTTGCTCAACTAGAAAGTTGCCAGGATGCGGCTTTCCGTCATGCTTTTGCTTGGCCATACCAACAAAGACCGGCTTCTTTGTTAACGGGTTTGCTCAAAGAAACCTATCCAGATGAGCAATTAGTTAATAGTCATTAG
- a CDS encoding GlsB/YeaQ/YmgE family stress response membrane protein, with product MNIIAWLILGLIAGAIAKAIYPGRQGGGIFATTLLGIIGAFIGGTIVTLLQTGRFLLTGASLSIPGIFVAVIGAIIAIYLWGLMNRT from the coding sequence ATTAACATTATTGCTTGGCTTATTTTAGGATTAATTGCCGGAGCGATTGCTAAAGCTATCTATCCGGGTCGTCAAGGAGGAGGAATCTTTGCCACAACTTTGTTGGGAATTATCGGCGCTTTTATTGGAGGAACTATCGTCACTTTGCTTCAAACCGGCAGATTTTTGCTAACGGGAGCAAGTCTGAGTATTCCGGGCATATTTGTAGCAGTAATTGGAGCCATTATTGCTATCTATCTCTGGGGACTAATGAACCGTACTTAA
- a CDS encoding M42 family metallopeptidase, translating to MNYDDLFQTIEELVLHHSPSGMEQEIDSFLLTRFHETGLETWQDAAGNIIAKIPGLDSTRKIAITGHKDEIGAIVKSMEDNGRLQVRKLGGAFPWVYGEGVVDILGDQKTLSGILSFGSRHVSHESPQKAQQEKKPLVWEDVWVETKLTPEELKAAGIRPGTRVVVGKHRKRPLRLKDYIASYTLDNKASVAILLALAQQLKQPKIDVYLVASAKEEVGAVGALYFTQNNNLDALIALEICPLSSEYTIEDGEAPVLLSQDGYGIYDEYLNRDLLQAAEKADITIQLAVISGFGSDASIAMKFGHISRAACLGFPTQNTHGYEIAHLGAILNCITILKTYCENFS from the coding sequence ATGAATTATGACGATTTATTTCAAACTATTGAAGAGTTAGTTTTACATCATTCCCCAAGTGGAATGGAACAAGAAATTGATAGCTTCCTTCTGACTCGCTTCCATGAGACAGGTTTAGAAACTTGGCAAGATGCGGCAGGAAATATTATTGCTAAAATTCCGGGCCTTGACTCCACCAGAAAAATCGCCATTACTGGACATAAAGATGAAATTGGGGCAATTGTCAAGTCAATGGAGGATAATGGCCGTTTACAAGTGCGAAAATTAGGAGGCGCATTTCCTTGGGTTTACGGGGAGGGAGTGGTAGATATTTTAGGAGATCAAAAAACGCTAAGCGGCATCCTCTCTTTTGGTTCTCGTCATGTCTCCCACGAGTCGCCGCAAAAAGCCCAGCAAGAAAAAAAACCTCTAGTTTGGGAAGATGTTTGGGTAGAAACTAAATTAACCCCAGAAGAATTAAAAGCGGCTGGAATACGTCCAGGAACTCGGGTAGTCGTAGGAAAACACCGTAAACGTCCGCTCCGCCTCAAAGATTATATTGCCAGCTATACCCTAGATAACAAAGCGTCTGTAGCCATTTTACTCGCCTTAGCACAACAATTAAAACAGCCCAAAATAGATGTCTATTTAGTCGCTTCAGCTAAAGAAGAAGTCGGGGCAGTGGGGGCACTTTATTTTACTCAAAATAATAACTTAGATGCTTTAATTGCTTTAGAAATTTGTCCGTTATCTTCGGAGTATACTATCGAAGATGGAGAAGCGCCCGTCTTATTGTCTCAGGATGGTTACGGAATTTATGACGAGTATTTGAATAGAGACTTATTACAAGCTGCCGAAAAGGCGGATATAACGATACAATTAGCGGTGATTAGCGGCTTTGGGAGTGATGCCTCCATCGCCATGAAGTTTGGTCATATTTCTCGAGCGGCTTGTTTAGGGTTTCCCACCCAAAATACACATGGTTATGAAATTGCTCATTTAGGGGCAATTCTTAATTGTATCACAATTCTCAAAACCTATTGTGAGAATTTTTCTTAA